CAGCTCCGCGGCCAGCCGGCGGGCCAGCGGCGAGGACCGCACCCGGTGGGCTGCGCTTTCCACCGGCACGTCGCTCTCCGCGGCCGGAGCAGCCCTGGCGGAGGTGCCGGACGCAGCGGCGGCGCGTTCGACGTCGGCCCGGGTCACTTCGCCGCCGGGACCGCTCCCGCTGATGCGTCCGACGTCGACCCCCAGGGTGTGCGCCAGGTGCCGCACCGGTGGCGGGGCCTTGGTGCCCGGCTCCGGTTCCGGTGGCGGGATTCTCGCCGGCGGCGGGATTTCGGCCGGGGTGGCGGTGATCCTGGCGATGGGGGTGCCCACGTCCACGGTGTCGCCAATGTCCACCAGGAACTCGGCCACCACGCCTTCCTGGAACGACTCGATGTCCATGACGGTCTTGTCGGTGTCCACGGCCGCCACGAGGTCGCCCTTGTGGACGTAGTCCCCGGGTTTGACCAGCCACTCCACCACCTTGCCGTGCTCCATGTCCGCGCCCAGGGACGGCATCCGGAACTCATCCACCGGCGCCCACGGCCCTTCGTGCGGCGGCCATGACCCGCTCCACCGACGGCAGCGCCGCCTGCTCCAGGTGCTTGGCGTAGGGGACGGGGACCTCCAGGCTGCACACCCGCTCCACGGGGGCGTCCAGGTCGAAGAAGGCCTGTTCACAGATCCGGGCCGCGATCTCGGCAGAGATGCTGCCGCTGCGCCAGCCCTCGTCCACCACCACGGCCCGGTGCGTCCTGGCCACGCTGTCCATGATGGTGTGGGCGTCCAGCGGCCGCAGGGTGCGCAGGTCGATGACGTCGGCGTCGATGCCCTCCCCGTCCAGTTGCTCCGCGGCCTCCAGCACCAGGGGCAGGGTGCCGCCGTAGGTGATGAGCGTAATGGCGTCCCCTTCGCGCAGGAGCGTTGCCTTGTCGATGTCCACGGCGCCGGCATCGTCGTCGAGCTCCCCCGCGACGTTGTACAGCGAGCCGTGTTCGAAGATCAGCACCGGGTCCGGGTCCTGCAGCGCGGTCCACAGCATCCCGCGGGCGTCCGCCAGCGTGGCCGGGGCCAGGATGCGCAGCCCCGGGATGTGCGCGTACCAGCCTTCCAGGCTGTGTGAGTGCTGCGCCCCCAGCTGGCGGCCGGCGCCGGTGGTCATCCGGATGACGATGGGCACGTTGAACTGGCCACCTGACATGTGCAGGAGCGTGGCGGCGTTGTTGATGATCTGGTCCAGCGCCAGCAGGCTGAAGTTGACGGTCATGATTTCGACGACGGGCCGCATCCCGCCCAGCGCCGCGCCGATCCCCGCGCCCACGAACCCGGATTCGGAGAGGGGCGTGTCGCGGATCCGGTCAGGCCCGAATTCCTCCAGCAGGCCCAGGCTCACGGCGAAGCTGCCGCCGTACCGGCCCACGTCCTCACCCATGAGGAACACCCGCTCGTCGCGCTTCATGGCATCGCGGAGGGCCGCGCGCATGGCTTCCCGGTACGTGGTTTTCATCCTGCAGCCCCGCCTTTCCCTGCTGTCGTGCCCCGTTCCTCCGGACCCCCGCCGCCTGCGCTGGCGTCGTCCGGCCGGTCGCTGTAGACGAACCGGCTGAGCTCGGACACCGGCTCCGGCGTCCCGTTTTCGGCAAATCCGACGGCGGTGCTGATCTCAGCGTCCACGTCCGCCTGCAGCGCGGCCCAGTCCTTCTCGGGCAGCTGGCCCGCCGCCTGCATGGCGGCCCGCAACAGGCTGATGGGGTCCCGTTCCATCCACCGGGTCACCTCGGATTTCTCCCGGTACAGCTCGGGATCGAACATGGAGTGGGCGCGGAACCGGTACGTGCGCAGCTCCAGGAAGTGCGGGCCGCCGCCGGACCGCACGGCGTCCACGGCGCGCCGGGCGGCCTCCTCAACGGCGAGCACGTCCATGCCGTCCACCGCCCACGCCGAGATCTCGTAGCCGTCCGCCTTGAGCGCGATGTCCGTCTGGGATTCGGAGCGGCCCAGCGCGGTGCCCATGGCGTAGAGGTTGTTTTCGCAGCAGAACAGCACCGGCAGCTGCCACAGCGCGGCCAGGTTCATGCTTTCGTGGAACTCGCCTTCGGCCACAGCGCCTTCGCCGAAGAAGCAGACGGTCACCCGTTGACGCCCAGCCATCCGGTCCGCGAGGGCCAGCCCGACGGCGAGTGGCAGCCCGCTTACCACGATGGCGTTTCCGCCGTAGAAGCGGGTGGCGGCGTCAAAGAGGTGCATGGAGCCGCCCCGACCCCGGCAGCAGCCCTCCGCGTGGCCGTACATTTCGGCGAGGATGGCCCCGGCGGAGACGCCGCGCAGCAAGGCGTGCCCGTGTTCGCGGTAGGTGGCCACCACGGCGTCCTCCGGCTCCAGGGCTTCCATCACCCCTGCCGCCACGGCCTCCTCGCCGATGTAGACGTGCAGGAAGCCGCGGATCTTGGCGGCACT
This region of Arthrobacter sp. DNA4 genomic DNA includes:
- a CDS encoding alpha-ketoacid dehydrogenase subunit beta, which gives rise to MKTTYREAMRAALRDAMKRDERVFLMGEDVGRYGGSFAVSLGLLEEFGPDRIRDTPLSESGFVGAGIGAALGGMRPVVEIMTVNFSLLALDQIINNAATLLHMSGGQFNVPIVIRMTTGAGRQLGAQHSHSLEGWYAHIPGLRILAPATLADARGMLWTALQDPDPVLIFEHGSLYNVAGELDDDAGAVDIDKATLLREGDAITLITYGGTLPLVLEAAEQLDGEGIDADVIDLRTLRPLDAHTIMDSVARTHRAVVVDEGWRSGSISAEIAARICEQAFFDLDAPVERVCSLEVPVPYAKHLEQAALPSVERVMAAARRAVGAGG
- the pdhA gene encoding pyruvate dehydrogenase (acetyl-transferring) E1 component subunit alpha, whose translation is MTTLRSQGIPDAEHAVHLLRQMLRVRRLEEKCIELYSAAKIRGFLHVYIGEEAVAAGVMEALEPEDAVVATYREHGHALLRGVSAGAILAEMYGHAEGCCRGRGGSMHLFDAATRFYGGNAIVVSGLPLAVGLALADRMAGRQRVTVCFFGEGAVAEGEFHESMNLAALWQLPVLFCCENNLYAMGTALGRSESQTDIALKADGYEISAWAVDGMDVLAVEEAARRAVDAVRSGGGPHFLELRTYRFRAHSMFDPELYREKSEVTRWMERDPISLLRAAMQAAGQLPEKDWAALQADVDAEISTAVGFAENGTPEPVSELSRFVYSDRPDDASAGGGGPEERGTTAGKGGAAG